In the genome of Phragmites australis chromosome 9, lpPhrAust1.1, whole genome shotgun sequence, the window ATACATGCCTGCTTCCCAGAAAGGCCCAGCCTCAAGAGCTTCTCAAAAGCATCTACATAGTCTTCAGCACTCATTATAATACAAAAGATTGCTCTTCGTATGTCCGTGTTCATCCGCTGAGCTGctgcaagatgaagaagctTTTGCGTCTCTGCAACATCCTTGCTGATAACAGCCGCAACATCTTCAATTTTGCCTGCCATGGATGAAACATCCCCGGACAACCACCATTGCCCTTTCTTCTCAGGGTCCAAAAGCCTACTCCATGTTAGCCCACGCAAGAGGACATCTTCTGCCTTAAGCTGTCGGTATGCAGAAAAGAAACTAAAATAAGTGTTAACTGCATTCTTAAGTCATAATTCATAACTCTAGATGATGGCCAAGTTGTTCTGCTACAAACCTTTTGAAGCCATTTTTTTATTCGAGTATGGTGTGAAGGATCCTCTTTAGGCCTTTTCTTATTGTTCTTAATGTCGCATATTGTCTCGAGCATAAATTCCATCTGAGTGGTAAGTTAAAACCAGTTAGTGAATTTTAAAACCTAGCTGGAAGGTAATGCTTCTTAAATAGGTGCACTAAACAACGCAACTTACTCTTCTGCTGTGTATATCTGTTTTTCCATCTTCTCGAACAGCAGAATGCATTTTCAACTGATTTACAGAGTTCTGAATACTAAGAACAAAATCTTTCATAGCACCTGGGTCATCTCCCCGTAGCTTCATTCCACAGCCTGCCCATCCAGATGAAAACATATCCCCAGCTCACTCAGAAACAGAACAAGAGGTATGGTACTCTATACAGGAACAGTTATGATGGTTCAATGTGTCAGTTGTGTTACTAATGAAACATTATTAATGTCATACACTGTAGGATGGTCAATACTGTAGAGACGTCCAGCTCTGTCAAGCGCTTGCTCAGTACCGATAGAAGATCGTACACAAGATCACTGCAATATCAGACAAGAGGATGCACCAATCAACATTAGTAGAATTTATACTGGAGTAGTTTATAGAAACATGGTATGCTGTTCCATTCAAATAACAGACCTCGAGATGACaccaaatatgcacaaatagcAGAAGAGTAAGGTAAGATTTCTCAGAGATAGACCATCTTCTTTTGAGTACTCATCCTGACACAAGGGAAAAAACAAATAATATCAGcttctctaaaaaaactagaactCCACTGGGCTCATCACACAAAAGAAAATGATGCAAGTATCCTGAAGATAAGCAGATATACAGAAAGGCAAAGGGATTGAGGACATAAGAACAGACAGTAACTAACAAGTCATGTTTATCTTAATAAGAATAGCCACACCTCAAATGACTTAGCAAGAGAAGCAAGGATCTTAGCACTGAAGTCAATACCAACCAAGCATGCCATACCTGCAACAAAGGCTGCAAACACAGAAGCATACCTGTACAGATGGCAAAACCATTAGTTTAGTAGCAGTAAACTCCATCAAATTCCTACATGACTGTGGTAGAccatacaaaaaaaaaagtttgtggaACAAGATATATGTGTTCAATCAATCCAAAGAAGAGATATATGTGATTGATAAGGAAGATCTTTAACTGTTCATTGCCACGAGGTCCTCGGGAACAACTTGCCAAAACTTCATCCACAAGTATCTGAGAGCTAACACTTCGTGGAAGAGACTGTGAATAGATAAAACAACAAAACCGGAACACAGTGCCCCATTATTAATCAAGCTAGAAGAAAATATCTGAAAGACGTACAGTAATACAATATCAGAAGAATGATAGATAGATTAGTCTAGGACTCTACTCGAAAAAGTGCGGCAACTTCCTGAGTAATAGACTCCACGTTTGACTCTGAAAGCCTGTTCAGAAGTCCTGGTGCATAGTAGCAAACATTAAATCATACGTGGGACTACACTTTTAAACCAAAAGGATAAATAAATGTGATACATCAAGTAAATAAAGATGGAATTTAGACTCATACCTCTTACTCTCCGGCGCATCTGAGCAATCTCTTCTGATTCCGAATTGGAAGCAGCACGCAATCTCGGAGGTACATACTTTCCTTTTGATTCTGTGGGCAGGTCAACCACATTAGCATCTTCATCCTTGGATCCTGGAACTGCTCCATCATTCCCTTCACCCATGTCTAAACACCCTTCATCTGGTTCCTCCGTCTCCGTGGTATCCTTCTTcactttcttcttttcctttttcccttttttcttgtCTAACTTAGTGTCATTCGCCACATTCCAGtcatactcttttgtttcatCATCTGACCCAAAGTCACCACCAAACCCAAGGTCTGCAAAAATATCATCCATACCATCATCCGGACCTCCCAACTTTCCTTTCTTCACCTTGAGCTTTTTTGCAAGCCTCCTCTCCATCTCCAGATCCTCCTCTCTGCTCACAGCTCCACCCATCTCCATCTGAAGATATTCCTGGAAGTTCGACTTAGGCTTGCGCTTACCCTCCAGttccctctttctcttcttcacAGCAGCAGACTCTTTCTTTGGTTTCTTCTCCTCTAGCGGACTTGGCTTTTCCACTGGCATTGCTGGCTTCTTCTTTTTGCCACCCTAACTCGATAAAGTTTGTGCATCAGAATCAAAGTCGTAAAGAAGGCAGAAACAagtaattttcttctttttgccaCCCTAACTCGATAAAGTTTGTGCATCAGAACTTGGTATGCTCACCTGGTGCTGAACCCAAGAGAGAAACCGCAGTTTTTGCTTCTCCGATCTCACCTCTTTCCGCCTCTCTTTCCGGGACTTTTGCTCATCTTTCCCTGGAACAAGCACAAGGGAAAATATTCATTTAACAGCATTTCAATATCAGAATTCATGGCAGGACATGCTCCAGTTCACAGACCATCAGTGCTGCACTATCTGAGAcccaataaaaaagaaaaactttacCTGCCATGATCCTCCAAATGCTCCTGATGCGCTACCAAATGGAGCTGAAAAGATGCATTAGAAGATTACTGGTATTTTTTACCCGATTAATCAATTTGATTAGATACCACGAACGCAAAGGAGCAGACATCATTCGCAGTGGCGGACCTAGGAATGAAGCAAGGGGGTGCTAATTTTCTGGACATCTTTTGAAAAATATCCATCTCTAAATGACTACATACAATGTAACTAAATCTAAACTATTCAAAGGCACTGGCAGCAACAATTTATAATTTCCAATGTAATCGTGTTGTCCGGTAGACTGTTACCTCTGTAAACGAGTGCTCCCAAAATCCAAATGGCCTCTGCCCGCTGCCAGGGGGCGAGGGCCCGAGGCCGAGATTGCTACAAGCCTGCAACAGCACAAAGTAATGTCTCAATGGAATCTGGTTAGAAATCAGAATCATGACCAACTGACCGTGTAGCAGAGCTACATTTGAAGTGCAGATACATGCGTGTAGCTGTAGAATATCCCTCACCTACCCGAACAATAGCAGCTAAAAAAATCCAGAAGCTCCAGCCGAGTAAGATACCCGCAAGATGCAAATTGCAAGCCTGAATAAACACGAACAGAATTACTTAATATACATGCATACGCAGGAGCATCTCCATTCTCCAAACAAATACGCGGGGAGAAATGGGCAGTACAACCTCAGTGCCACCGAGCCGAGCAgccgcgccaccgccgccgcggaggaatcggaggaggaggccaggacGGGGTAGCGAGCGGCGGGAGGACCGGAGGAGGGAGCCTCCGCGGCGCTTCTTGTCGGGGAAGCCCGGAAGGCGCGGTGGGGAACGGGCGTCGGGGAGAGGTGCAGTGCAGGTCAGTAGCCGACTAGCCGGTCTAGGGTTTGGACTTCGGCGCGCTGCCAGTGCCGAGGGTCGAGGCTGCGAGCGAGAGGAAGGAGGCCCGGCTTGAGAGTTGAAACAATGTTGGACTGGGCTGGGCCGGTGGGGTGCTATCCTTGTGATTTTTGTCACGGGCCGTGTTCGCAGCGACGGAGGGGAGGCGGAAGGgcaatgagttttttttttttatattttttgatttgattaaaaatttaaataaatagattcctcgtggAAAAAATTACGAAACTAGGCACTTGCAACCCCCTGAGAatgctgcagccctctgagagagtGGTtagcctaaccgccccctcagaggacGGCTAGGGGGTATCTGCTCGTGTCCAACGCCTTACTGCCCCCTGATGGGGCAGGTAGGAgtccttgccgccctctcagggggcggtaagggtcCTTCCCGCCTGCACCGCTCGGCCTCCACCCATCTAACCTCTTCTATAAAAAGGGCTAAAATTAGCCTAAAATCccattttattcagaaaaaagaaaaaattgtgaagagagaggagaagagaggagaggagaggggaggaagagagttCACCCTGCTTCGTTGAGTCGTGGATTTGAAGATCATTTTTGGGTAAgttctttttttattgttgttaattagttcAGTAGTAGTATATAACATAGGTTTTGGACATgtatgatctagggtttagaaaattctaTGTTTAGTAGGAAAAtgtcaaatttacttagaaTATTGTAtgatagcagtgaaatatagaatattatttttactatattaggtttgcaaatgtagattttatagaataataattgtagggttgtaATATGCGACCTAGGAGGTAGCACTATATGATAATATGCGaacctaggatgtagcatttagaaaatggtagcgTTTAATTTGCACACGGTACAATAGGTAGTAaatatagattgtatagagtgatatttataggttagtttggttaggactattattgaaaacttattgttatgtatgaatcggtgtcagttatttattttatccgataattagaaatatagtttgtcggtcttaacattggttatgtttgcgggtgtttccagggatagcagataaattaatttttcagatatattatggtgagggtgaaataaGGTACGGACCTAACGGTATAGATCTGTCTAGATTTCGTCATGttatgaagggtcttagtaaagctaatgagaggaccattgtgggtgtgtgcaaatagctcatgcggtttttccaactggatccgcagcaacatgagctgaagctgaAAGTTGTCCTCAGCCGtactagtcatggatactttggtgagcttgttcccatcgaagccacatcaacttggaggcagtatatagatatatgttgtgaacgtggcctgcctctggttttgttagctgaggcgtacctgaaagatcaaactgaggtgaacttTGCAGAAGCAGTAgtaggaccaagtgaggcagtgtaAGATGAATCAGAGTAGGTTAATGTCGGGTCCAGGGAAGATGTTGGTGATATTctagagctgcaaccgatgggtgtagccggtGAAGGGGAgtacatccctagcatcattgaagagatggagttggaggatgaagagttggaggaaggtcttgctgatggggattcatctaacgaggagggtaatgctccagttcctgtaaagtggagggatcatgaattttcgaagctggtggttagcgaggctgatcggacactgtggtagtaccatgagaacgaggtgtcccagggtgctatgtaccctacaaaggaggcagttattgatgcagtgaaattctagtcgttgtctcttcggaggcagttcaaggttgttaaatccaataaaagggagtacgatgtgaagtgtttggtgccgcagtgtccttggtgggtgcacgcatttagagggaaatgggtagactactggcggTGCttaatagttaaggaacataattatcacattgaggaaatagagttcgcccaccggaacctgtcatctgtctttattgcaaatgttatgtacggagagattatagacaacctaaggtatgagccacgatcaataatccatgCTATTAAgtaaaggttccagtacacaataaactatgcgaatgCATGAAGGGCGAAACAAAagactattgagatgaggttcggaacgaCATTCAACAATATTCGTTACTTACTactgcattgattattaaactttcattaggtGCACTTACATAAGCCTCGACGTAGCCTCGTAgaccgagccctgtgcgtccaccctcatGTACTGGCTGCCCCCCTTCATCCTAGTTTTCAATACATTCAGCAAATTAAGGTAATATTGTAcacaggttacttcggtgatgaggccAGTCCATCTTCAGCGGGCCCACGCCCGACTCCACCAGCATcgttcgagccatactacgACACGACAGCCTgaccttcttctgctgcaccggcataccacgcaggtacaattgtacattttttactactactttcaataccacaTTATTCAtatctaacataattatttgttcgtaggccccttcagccagtacacatggatgctaggagagccttcacagtcctcctaccctagtcaggaggatgaggctggcccggacGCCGCATATGACCTcgttcgtgacttcttcgggggcacattTGACTACGAcatcctccagcggtcccaTGTACCTAGTGCTCCCCTTcagacacagcccacgcaggacgaggcctcgacaccggtgctccctactaggcctaccagacaggttggtccacccgaccccctcacctactccaggggccacAAGAGGGTTAACCAGcagcatcgggaccacgatgggggcacgggcgacggcaacgggagaggcagcagtagaattttagatttgttgtaacttacatatgcatattcgcttcgtgatgtactcctacgtattcagacacgtttaccCTTTgtggtccacttagcatgtcgtaactgcatttcatattccaaaatgatggcatcctagttgcatttcttaatccgacacgaccacacgctacattctatcgtcgtcattatatcttacaaagctacttatgcaACGAGTGACACCTCGCTTACTCTGTTGGGAGTGTAACTTTAATCGCGAAGTggccacactactgaactttaaccatgataagacaacacatgcctccttgcgcaggctttagataagaagtgacaacactggatagctttttccaaacaataaatgacaacacaggtaccaataaatgtggaatcttTGACCATCATCAGTGACACacctttcccattcttcaagatggaatccaatgctcctgcctcccccaaccataAATAGCCAAACCTTCTTACGTtcatgcaccactcatttctcagatctctcaagtgcaatgtctttctcaactccaccaagcccaccaaaaaaacattgggggactaccgtatctcaaggtatcgaaccaccaatgtgcttctgtggtgacctttgcaagctccgcgagtcgcaggatatctcatacacctataggctgcgcttcttcatgtgtgccaactacgagtatgacaagcctcaacatgcaacatATGAGTATCGACCAGTATAACAACAGATATCAGCCACATCTctgccgatttcgcaccctgttttactaaccgctcatcttgttctatttgttcagtctcctccaccgctctgtaattttattcaatggcttgacaatgagcaaaataaggaacagaagcagtgggtcgacatgaacatgaggtggagaagggaagcgtacgcatgtcgggagtacgagcaacagcaagaggaacttcgcctcaagcgggaggaagaagagcgcatgaggaaggcggcacACGACCATACcatggctcaggctcgggaggctgagagggcaaggaagcgggagagagcccgccgtgctaaggcggcatgTCCCGATACCCTCCGAAAggaaaaatatcctagatgcactcagtagagagtacctaatgtaaccagATATActttcactccctaaggcatgttatgattaggatcggcgcactaataagtaggtcttagtgtgaaccgtacatgccaccttcgtttcctcatcgtgtcgtcgtggttatagtcttatgtaatgttttcaccctatgtttaatactatatttgtcgtcgttcgcaccccatacccatgtaatatgctgcgagtgctaattactgattttttattctccgactattacataacctactccaaattttaattccaaattttcttaaagcccttttttattatttgatgaaataaacaaaatttggtaatttttgggaaaaaaaggCCATTActgccccctcagagggcggcaagggacgccccttgagagggcggttagcccccttgccgccctctgagggggcggttagctggcctaaccgccctctcaaagggctgcaggcctctcagggggctgcaggcgcctagttttacaattttttctacggggaatctatttatttaaatttttaatccaaaaaatataaaaatataaaaactcgAAGGGCAATCACCCGGagcattttttaaaataatattattttattggaaaattataaaaataatagctataaTCTAATATTTACATAAATAGATATCTGTCGGCACGTGAAGTGCCTACTAAGGATATATCGGTACTCTACGTAGTGACATGGCATGTGTCCCGTAAacgatatttaaagaaaaattcataactttttatatGATCTCGGATGattatctttatataaaaattgtacctATTGATAGGatttacaactttatagttataTACTTTTCTATTTGAATCCTTTTAGATGTCCAAAAGGTGGTTAGAATTTCTAGGTCTagttttttaatctaaaatttataaccaTTTTTGGACATCTAAAATTTATG includes:
- the LOC133928428 gene encoding uncharacterized protein LOC133928428, whose translation is MAGKDEQKSRKERRKEVRSEKQKLRFLSWVQHQGGKKKKPAMPVEKPSPLEEKKPKKESAAVKKRKRELEGKRKPKSNFQEYLQMEMGGAVSREEDLEMERRLAKKLKVKKGKLGGPDDGMDDIFADLGFGGDFGSDDETKEYDWNVANDTKLDKKKGKKEKKKVKKDTTETEEPDEGCLDMGEGNDGAVPGSKDEDANVVDLPTESKGKYVPPRLRAASNSESEEIAQMRRRVRGLLNRLSESNVESITQEVAALFRSLPRSVSSQILVDEVLASCSRGPRGNEQYASVFAAFVAGMACLVGIDFSAKILASLAKSFEDEYSKEDGLSLRNLTLLFCYLCIFGVISSDLVYDLLSVLSKRLTELDVSTVLTILQCCGMKLRGDDPGAMKDFVLSIQNSVNQLKMHSAVREDGKTDIHSRRMEFMLETICDIKNNKKRPKEDPSHHTRIKKWLQKLKAEDVLLRGLTWSRLLDPEKKGQWWLSGDVSSMAGKIEDVAAVISKDVAETQKLLHLAAAQRMNTDIRRAIFCIIMSAEDYVDAFEKLLRLGLSGKQDREIIRVIVDCCLQEKMFNKYYTVLASKLCSHEKNHKFSLQFCIWDHFKELDNMELSRSMNLAKLVAEMLVNFTLSLATLKVVNLANPVEMTPERITHFQILFETLLQKDDALVWNVFTRIAGLPELEILREGIVLFIKQHVIAKDTGKDLASKFKIAKKALDNTAGVLM